One genomic window of Synergistaceae bacterium includes the following:
- a CDS encoding DMT family transporter translates to MQKSGSLKGKLLLLFVSVAWASSIVAVKGSTDFIPPGMLLATRFTIASIVLAVIYRKKLKLIDKEYIKSGIFIGICLFCAYFSQTIGVMLEMPGKSHFLSSAYCIFVPFIGWAVLKERPKLYHIVAAVTCAIGIIFVSVAGSLSISFGDTISIVSSLFWATQIVAIAKWGKGKDPGIITMLQFIVSAVLAWIFTLTQEDLSIGQVNGTVVFGVLYLGIVCSGLCFLFQTISQKTESPTSVSIILSFENIFGIVFGMVFFAETLTINKAIGFVLMFAAILIAELHPNCLKTKAEKALETSNEIA, encoded by the coding sequence ATGCAAAAGAGTGGTAGTCTTAAGGGCAAATTGTTGCTACTGTTTGTTTCGGTGGCATGGGCAAGCTCAATAGTTGCTGTTAAGGGTTCAACCGATTTTATTCCACCTGGAATGCTGCTCGCAACACGTTTCACCATTGCTAGTATTGTTCTGGCGGTGATTTATAGAAAGAAACTTAAGTTAATTGACAAGGAGTACATAAAGTCGGGAATTTTCATAGGAATATGTCTGTTTTGTGCTTATTTCTCACAGACAATCGGTGTAATGCTTGAGATGCCAGGAAAGAGTCATTTTCTCTCTTCAGCATACTGCATATTTGTACCATTTATTGGATGGGCAGTTTTAAAAGAAAGACCAAAGCTATATCACATTGTAGCGGCTGTAACGTGTGCGATTGGTATTATCTTTGTTTCCGTTGCCGGATCGTTAAGCATAAGCTTTGGAGATACTATATCAATAGTAAGCTCGCTTTTCTGGGCTACTCAAATTGTTGCGATTGCTAAATGGGGCAAAGGAAAGGACCCGGGAATTATAACAATGCTTCAATTTATTGTTTCTGCTGTACTTGCGTGGATTTTTACTTTGACACAGGAAGATCTCTCTATAGGTCAGGTTAATGGGACAGTTGTTTTTGGGGTTCTATATCTGGGTATCGTTTGCTCAGGACTTTGCTTCTTGTTTCAGACAATTTCACAAAAAACAGAATCCCCGACAAGTGTTTCTATCATATTAAGTTTTGAAAACATTTTCGGAATTGTATTCGGAATGGTATTTTTTGCAGAAACTTTGACAATAAACAAAGCAATTGGATTTGTTCTTATGTTTGCAGCCATTCTTATCGCAGAATTACATCCAAATTGCCTTAAAACTAAAGCAGAAAAAGCATTAGAAACTTCCAATGAAATTGCTTAA